In the genome of Falsirhodobacter halotolerans, the window TTCTGGCGGTCCCAATCCCGCTTGGCCGAGGTTTGGCGCTTGTCGGCCAGCTTCTTGCCCTTGGCGATCCCCAGCTTCAGCTTCACCACGCCCTTTTCATTGAAATAGAGCTTCAGCGGCACGATCGTCATGCCGTCGCGCCGCGTGGCCGACCACAACCGGCCCAGTTCGCGCCGGTTCACCAAGAGCTTGCGCCGGCGGCGTTCCTCATGCCCCCAGGTCTTGGCCTGAAGGTAGGGCGCGATATAGCCGTTGATCAGCCACAGCTCCCCATCCTCGACGCTGGCATAGCTGTCGGCGATGTTGGACCCACCCTGGCGCAGGGATTTCACCTCGGACCCCAGAAGCATGATCCCCGCCTCCAGGTCATCCTCGATGGCGTAATCGAACCGCGCGCGGCGGTTTTCGGAAATCAGCTTGCTGTTCGGATCGGATTTGGTCATCGCGTTCAGATAGGGGGCGATCCCGCCCCCGTCCATAGGTCAGTTGAGAAGACCGGCATGGCGCATCGCCGCGTCGATCCGCGCCTTCACCCCGTCCGTCACGCCCACCAGCGGCAGACGCACCTCGTTCGTGCAGCGCCCCAGACGCGACAGCGCGTATTTTGCGCCCGCAAGGCCCGGCTCCAGGAAGATCGCCTCATGCAGGGGCATCAGGCGGTCCTGATACTCCAGCGCCCGCGCGTAATCCCCCGCCAGC includes:
- the smpB gene encoding SsrA-binding protein SmpB; this encodes MTKSDPNSKLISENRRARFDYAIEDDLEAGIMLLGSEVKSLRQGGSNIADSYASVEDGELWLINGYIAPYLQAKTWGHEERRRRKLLVNRRELGRLWSATRRDGMTIVPLKLYFNEKGVVKLKLGIAKGKKLADKRQTSAKRDWDRQKQRLLKQGH